A region from the Leishmania panamensis strain MHOM/PA/94/PSC-1 chromosome 20 sequence genome encodes:
- a CDS encoding hypothetical protein (TriTrypDB/GeneDB-style sysID: LpmP.20.0480), with translation MSYSAYQVAGSADPLRPTLEMCFRGHRQGVCSVDFQPTLSPSPLIPEVASGGADGVVMLWNAKATTRTMRFMGHRGPVLAVACSPRAKLLASGGYDGYVRLWIPNTRRTTATYGLHAESLDDRNSCGWRGHTGAARVVVFAQDGSDYLYTAGNDKTVKCWDLNYASSSQHIGVGPGNKFVGSFAAPSSTGQHGTGHMNWVRTVAVQSAYTSSSFFHYLASGGDDHAICVWDTRTRAPVHILFDCRASVHSLSFHPDGYVLASGDASGAINIFDLRRVSSMPTASTTCGGSPAPRRFSTLLQHYRDAHAGGVQCVDFAPNGGWLLSAGNDSTAKLWDVKQVYLYCTVHGHEGPVKSCRFSEDGRWFATGGGADKTVLVWRSGLAEAVAGCDSTAETTLAIGKDAALTAVTPSRKVCFSGDAPALQFSSSMTQLSRNATQRCKLQGDSLPRCSGVSNSPKTSASQSGGSGTASSCRGGSGCPNVNVGAAAPAANASVAVKAATSLGRPPLPLSLMKKEQGASPPEPFSRDNAHFADAKVSDCKGEKESSVVAHDRSFVRSDYPQDYLVASVADASGEVGNNHSLQQPDIEHDTASGGTNTLHQQEAPLDGISSSARSAVIAAEEREQEVLVAQERAYQRLQEERIIQQRLANLEEALASLATYMQSQHLRQAKEIHDTRMRSRSQADKYDADLADLKCLIARLAVPAADMGSANATSLTMSKGEGGP, from the coding sequence ATGTCCTACAGCGCGTATCAAGTGGCGGGCTCTGCCGACCCGCTCCGACCCACGCTGGAGATGTGCTTCCGCGGGCACCGTCAAGGTGTCTGCAGCGTCGACTTTCAACCAACGCTGTCGCCATCTCCGCTCATTCCCGAGGTGGCGTCCGGCGGTGCCGATGGAGTGGTCATGTTGTGGAACGCAAAAGCCACCACTCGCACAATGCGATTCATGGGGCATCGTGGCCCAGTGCTCGCTGTTGCGTGCAGTCCGCGCGCGAAGCTGCTGGCGAGCGGCGGCTATGACGGATACGTGCGGCTGTGGATTCCCAACACACGACGGACAACGGCGACGTACGGCCTCCACGCCGAGTCGTTAGACGACCGCAACTCATGTGGCTGGCGCGGTCATACCGGTGCTGcccgcgtcgtcgtcttcgcaCAGGACGGCTCGGATTACCTCTACACCGCAGGAAATGATAAGACGGTGAAGTGCTGGGACCTGAACTACGCCTCGAGCAGCCAGCACATTGGCGTCGGCCCAGGGAATAAGTTTGTCGGCAGCTTTGCTGCACCATCGTCGACGGGACAGCACGGCACTGGGCACATGAATTGGGTGCGCACCGTGGCTGTGCAGAGCGCCTACACATCGTCGAGCTTTTTTCACTACctcgccagcggtggtgacgaTCACGCGATTTGCGTCTGggacacacgcacccgcGCTCCGGTGCACATCCTGTTTGACTGCAGGGCCAGCGTGCATTCTCTGAGCTTTCACCCGGACGGCTACGTCCTGGCAAGTGGCGATGCAAGCGGCGCCATCAACATTTTTGACCTACGACGTGTCTCATCCATGCcgaccgcctccaccacctgcggtggttcgccagcgccgcggcgcttctcgaccctcctccagcactaCAGAGATGCCCACGCAGGCGGGGTACAGTGTGTCGACTTTGCCCCCAACGGCGGCTGGCTGCTCTCAGCCGGCAACGACAGCACTGCCAAGCTGTGGGACGTGAAGCAGGTGTACCTCTACTGCACCGTCCACGGCCACGAGGGACCCGTCAAGTCGTGCCGGTTCTCCGAAGACGGTCGCTGGttcgccaccggcggcggcgctgacaaGACCGTGCTTGTCTGGCGCAGCGGCTTGGCTGAAGCAGTGGCAGGGTGTGACTCTACTGCGGAAACCACACTCGCTATTGGAAAAGACGCAGCGCTGACCGCAGTAACTCCTTCACGCAAGGTGTGCTTTTCGGGAGATGCTCCTGCTCTACAGTTCTCCTCGTCGATGACGCAACTCTCTCGCAACGCGACCCAGCGATGCAAGCTGCAGGGCGACTCGCTCCCCAGGTGCAGTGGTGTGAGCAACTCTCCGAAGACGTCAGCATCTCAGTCGGGCGGCAGCGGTACCGCAAGTAGTtgcagaggaggcagcggctgccccaACGTGAACGTCGGagccgctgcaccagcagcgaaCGCCAGTGTCGCTGTCAAAGCCGCCACATCGCTGGGTCggccgcctctccctctctccctaaTGAAGAAGGAGCAAGGTGCCTCGCCCCCCGAGCCCTTCTCACGTGATAATGCGCACTTTGCCGACGCAAAGGTGTCGGACTgtaaaggagaaaaagaaagctcTGTCGTCGCTCATGATCGAAGTTTTGTGCGAAGCGACTATCCACAGGATTACCTTGTCGCGTCAGTCGCCGACGCCAGCGGCGAAGTGGGCAATAACCActcactgcagcagcctGACATAGAGCACGACACGGCGAGCGGTGGCACTAACACTCTGCATCAACAAGAGGCGCCGCTGGACGGCATCAGTAGCAGCGCTCGAAGCGCCGTTATTGCGGCAGAAGAGCGGGAGCAGGAAGTGTTGGTGGCACAGGAACGCGCCTACCAGCGACTGCAGGAAGAGCGCATCATTCAGCAGCGTCTCGCCAACCTGGAAGAGGCACTTGCGTCTCTGGCGACGTACATGCAGTCCCAACACCTGCGACAGGCGAAGGAAATACACGACACGCGGATGAGGAGTAGGAGTCAGGCGGACAAGTATGACGCCGATCTGGCAGATCTGAAATGCTTGATTGCCCGGCTCGCTGTCCCTGCTGCCGACATGGGCTCTGCGAATGCCACAAGCCTGACGATGTCAAAAGGGGAGGGTGGGCCGTAG